One window of Raphanus sativus cultivar WK10039 unplaced genomic scaffold, ASM80110v3 Scaffold0792, whole genome shotgun sequence genomic DNA carries:
- the LOC108853240 gene encoding probable serine/threonine-protein kinase PBL5 isoform X2, with product MGCFGCGKRSSKRSETANVDKKYNDTVKNRKTIGGTTSDKRDDQTQPCSADSTKVSPYRDVNNEGVVVVKEKEDQLALDVKGLNLNDQAAATTTGKKAQTFTFKELAAATGNFRSDCFLGEGGFGKVFKGTIEKPDQVLSVAIKQLDRNGAQGIREFVVEVLTLSLADHPNLVKLIGFCAEGDQRLLVYEYMPLGSLEDHLHDLPSGKKPLDWNTRMKIAAGAARGLEYLHDRMKPPVIYRDLKCSNILLGEDYQPKLSDFGLAKVGPSGDKTHVSTRVMGTYGYCAPDYAMTGQLTFKSDIYSFGVVLLELITGRKAIDNTKARKDQNLVGWARPLFKDRRNFSKMVDPLLQGQYPVRGLYQALAISAMCVQEQPSMRPVVSDVVLALNFLASSKYDPNSPSSSRRRNGSFRRDGEEKRPDLAKETESDGSS from the exons ATGGGTTGTTTCGGATGCGGTAAGAGATCGAGCAAACGATCGGAGACAGCAAACGTAGATAAAAAATACAACGATACTGTGAAAAACAGGAAGACCATCGGTGGAACAACAAGCGACAAGCGAGACGATCAGACTCAACCCTGTTCAGCAG ATTCGACAAAAGTCAGTCCATATCGAGATGTAAACAACGAAGGAGTTGTTGTTGTTAAGGAGAAGGAGGATCAGTTAGCTCTTGACGTCAAGGGTTTGAATTTAAACGACCAAGCCGCCGCCACCACCACAGGGAAGAAAGCACAGACTTTTACATTCAAAGAGCTTGCAGCTGCCACTGGGAACTTCAGATCCGATTGTTTCCTCGGCGAAGGAGGTTTTGGTAAAGTCTTCAAGGGAACTATAGAGAAACCTGATCAGGTACTTAGTGTTGCAATCAAGCAACTTGACCGGAACGGGGCTCAAGGAATCAGGGAGTTTGTGGTCGAGGTGCTGACGCTAAGTCTCGCTGACCATCCCAATCTCGTCAAGCTTATTGGGTTTTGCGCTGAGGGTGATCAGAGACTATTGGTCTACGAGTACATGCCGCTAGGATCTCTCGAAGACCATCTACACG ATCTTCCTTCCGGTAAAAAACCACTAGATTGGAACACACGGATGAAAATAGCAGCGGGCGCAGCGAGAGGTCTAGAGTATCTGCACGATAGAATGAAACCTCCCGTGATCTACCGTGATCTCAAATGTTCGAATATCTTGCTAGGGGAAGACTATCAACCGAAACTGTCGGACTTCGGGTTGGCTAAAGTCGGACCGAGCGGGGATAAAACTCATGTCTCGACGAGAGTGATGGGAACGTACGGATACTGTGCTCCTGACTACGCTATGACGGGTCAGCTCACGTTTAAATCCGATATATACAGCTTTGGAGTAGTCCTCTTGGAGCTCATCACTGGAAGGAAGGCTATTGATAATACAAAAGCGCGTAAAGATCAGAACTTGGTCGGATGG GCAAGACCGTTGTTTAAAGACAGGAGGAACTTTTCGAAGATGGTTGATCCGTTGCTTCAAGGACAGTACCCTGTGAGAGGATTGTACCAAGCGCTTGCGATCTCTGCGATGTGCGTACAAGAGCAGCCGAGCATGAGACCTGTTGTATCAGACGTGGTTTTGGCTCTCAACTTCTTAGCTTCTTCTAAATATGATCCGAATAGTCCTAGCAGCAGCAGGAGGAGGAACGGTTCTTTTCGCAGAGATGGTGAAGAGAAAAGACCGGATCTTGCCAAAGAAACCGAATCTGACGGGTCTTCATAG
- the LOC108853240 gene encoding probable serine/threonine-protein kinase PBL5 isoform X1 — MGCFGCGKRSSKRSETANVDKKYNDTVKNRKTIGGTTSDKRDDQTQPCSAVDSTKVSPYRDVNNEGVVVVKEKEDQLALDVKGLNLNDQAAATTTGKKAQTFTFKELAAATGNFRSDCFLGEGGFGKVFKGTIEKPDQVLSVAIKQLDRNGAQGIREFVVEVLTLSLADHPNLVKLIGFCAEGDQRLLVYEYMPLGSLEDHLHDLPSGKKPLDWNTRMKIAAGAARGLEYLHDRMKPPVIYRDLKCSNILLGEDYQPKLSDFGLAKVGPSGDKTHVSTRVMGTYGYCAPDYAMTGQLTFKSDIYSFGVVLLELITGRKAIDNTKARKDQNLVGWARPLFKDRRNFSKMVDPLLQGQYPVRGLYQALAISAMCVQEQPSMRPVVSDVVLALNFLASSKYDPNSPSSSRRRNGSFRRDGEEKRPDLAKETESDGSS, encoded by the exons ATGGGTTGTTTCGGATGCGGTAAGAGATCGAGCAAACGATCGGAGACAGCAAACGTAGATAAAAAATACAACGATACTGTGAAAAACAGGAAGACCATCGGTGGAACAACAAGCGACAAGCGAGACGATCAGACTCAACCCTGTTCAGCAG TAGATTCGACAAAAGTCAGTCCATATCGAGATGTAAACAACGAAGGAGTTGTTGTTGTTAAGGAGAAGGAGGATCAGTTAGCTCTTGACGTCAAGGGTTTGAATTTAAACGACCAAGCCGCCGCCACCACCACAGGGAAGAAAGCACAGACTTTTACATTCAAAGAGCTTGCAGCTGCCACTGGGAACTTCAGATCCGATTGTTTCCTCGGCGAAGGAGGTTTTGGTAAAGTCTTCAAGGGAACTATAGAGAAACCTGATCAGGTACTTAGTGTTGCAATCAAGCAACTTGACCGGAACGGGGCTCAAGGAATCAGGGAGTTTGTGGTCGAGGTGCTGACGCTAAGTCTCGCTGACCATCCCAATCTCGTCAAGCTTATTGGGTTTTGCGCTGAGGGTGATCAGAGACTATTGGTCTACGAGTACATGCCGCTAGGATCTCTCGAAGACCATCTACACG ATCTTCCTTCCGGTAAAAAACCACTAGATTGGAACACACGGATGAAAATAGCAGCGGGCGCAGCGAGAGGTCTAGAGTATCTGCACGATAGAATGAAACCTCCCGTGATCTACCGTGATCTCAAATGTTCGAATATCTTGCTAGGGGAAGACTATCAACCGAAACTGTCGGACTTCGGGTTGGCTAAAGTCGGACCGAGCGGGGATAAAACTCATGTCTCGACGAGAGTGATGGGAACGTACGGATACTGTGCTCCTGACTACGCTATGACGGGTCAGCTCACGTTTAAATCCGATATATACAGCTTTGGAGTAGTCCTCTTGGAGCTCATCACTGGAAGGAAGGCTATTGATAATACAAAAGCGCGTAAAGATCAGAACTTGGTCGGATGG GCAAGACCGTTGTTTAAAGACAGGAGGAACTTTTCGAAGATGGTTGATCCGTTGCTTCAAGGACAGTACCCTGTGAGAGGATTGTACCAAGCGCTTGCGATCTCTGCGATGTGCGTACAAGAGCAGCCGAGCATGAGACCTGTTGTATCAGACGTGGTTTTGGCTCTCAACTTCTTAGCTTCTTCTAAATATGATCCGAATAGTCCTAGCAGCAGCAGGAGGAGGAACGGTTCTTTTCGCAGAGATGGTGAAGAGAAAAGACCGGATCTTGCCAAAGAAACCGAATCTGACGGGTCTTCATAG
- the LOC108814761 gene encoding L-ascorbate peroxidase 1, cytosolic-like: MAKNYPAVSEEYQKEIEKCKRKLRGLIAEKNCAPIMVRLAWHSAGTFDCASRTGGPFGTMRFDDELAHGANNGLHIALRLLAPIREQFPTISHADFHQLAGVVAVEVTGGPEIPFHPGREDKPQPPPEGRLPDATKGCDHLRQVFLKQMGLTDQDIVALSGAHTLGRCHKDRSGFEGAWTSNPLIFDNSYFKELLSGEKEGLLQLPSDKALLDDPVFRPLVEKYAADEEAFFADYAEAHLKLSELGFADA; this comes from the exons ATGGCGAAGAACTACCCAGCTGTTAGCGAAGAGTACCAGAAGGAGATTGAGAAGTGCAAGAGGAAGCTCAGAGGTTTGATCGCTGAGAAGAACTGTGCACCCATCATGGTCCGCCTCGC ATGGCACTCTGCTGGAACATTCGATTGCGCCTCGAGGACTGGTGGTCCCTTCGGAACAATGAGGTTTGACGATGAGCTAGCTCATGGAGCCAACAATGGTCTCCACATTGCTCTTAGGCTGTTGGCTCCTATCAGGGAGCAGTTCCCTACCATCTCCCATGCTGATTTCCATCAG CTTGCTGGTGTTGTGGCCGTTGAAGTCACTGGTGGACCTGAAATTCCTTTCCACCCTGGAAGAGAG GACAAGCCCCAGCCACCTCCAGAGGGACGTCTCCCTGATGCCACCAAGGGCTGTGACCACTTGAGGCAGGTCTTCTTAAAGCAGATGGGTTTAACTGACCAGGACATCGTCGCTTTGTCTGGTGCCCACACTCTG GGAAGATGCCACAAGGACAGGTCTGGCTTCGAAGGTGCCTGGACTTCAAACCCTCTCATCTTCGACAACTCTTACTTCAA GGAACTCTTGAGCGGTGAGAAGGAAGGTCTTCTTCAGCTTCCTTCCGACAAGGCTCTATTGGACGATCCCGTGTTCCGTCCTCTTGTTGAGAAATACGCTGCT GACGAGGAAGCATTTTTCGCTGATTACGCTGAGGCCCACTTGAAGCTTTCTGAGCTCGG GTTTGCTGATGCGTAA